The Triticum dicoccoides isolate Atlit2015 ecotype Zavitan chromosome 6A, WEW_v2.0, whole genome shotgun sequence genome has a window encoding:
- the LOC119318139 gene encoding subtilisin-like protease SBT1.4 has product MAMASRKLLLLPCLVLLFVAAAAALVEAAQPQSTYIVHLAPDHPALSLTPARGGRNALLGPLLGLPRRLSAPRPRLLYTYARAATGVAARLTDAQAAHVAAQPGVLAVHRDQARQLHTTHTPEFLHLNGAAGLLPAASGAVSDVVVGVLDTGIYPLNRSSFKPVGDGLGPPPSSFSGGCVSAGKFNASAFCNGKLIGAKFFYKGYEQALGHPIDETLESKSPLDTEGHGTHTASTAAGSPVDGAGFYDYARGRAVGMAPGARIAAYKICWKAGCLDSDILAAFDEAVGDGVNVISLSVGSTYAADFYEDSIAIGAFGAVKKGIVVSASAGNSGPGEYTASNIAPWILTVGASTVDREFPADAVLGDGSVYGGVSLYAGEPLNSTKPLVYAADCGSRLCLIGKLDKDKVAGKIVLCERGVNARVEKGAAVGKAGGIGMILANTEESGEELIADPHLIPSTMVGQKFGDKIRQYVKTDPSPTATIVFHGTVIGKSPSAPRVASFSSRGPNSRAAEILKPDVTAPGVNILAAWTGEASPTDLDIDPRRVPFNIISGTSMSCPHVSGLAALLRQAHPEWSPAAVKSALMTTAYNLDNSGEIIKDLATGDQSTPFVRGAGHVDPNSALDPGLVYDADTSDYIGFLCALGYTPSQIAVFTRDGSVADCSEKPARSGDLNYPAFAAVLSSYKDSVTYHRVVRNVGGDAGAVYEAKVESPAGVDATVTPAKLVFDEEHRSLAYEITLAASGNPVIVDGKYSFGSVTWSDGKHNVTSPIAVTWPESAGAASM; this is encoded by the coding sequence ATGGCCATGGCGAGCCGCAAGCTGCTACTCCTCCCGTGCCTCGTCCTGCTCTTCGTCGCCGCGGCAGCGGCACTGGTCGAGGCAGCCCAGCCGCAGTCCACGTACATCGTGCACCTCGCGCCCGACCACCCGGCGCTGTCCCTGACCCCCGCGCGCGGCGGACGCAACGCGCTGCTCGGCCCGCTGCTCGGCCTCCCGCGCCGCCTGAGCGCGCCGCGGCCGCGCCTGCTCTACACCTACGCGCGCGCCGCCACGGGCGTGGCCGCGCGGCTCACGGACGCGCAGGCGGCGCACGTCGCGGCCCAGCCGGGCGTGCTGGCCGTGCACCGCGACCAGGCGCGCCAGCTCCACACCACCCACACCCCGGAGTTCCTCCACCTCAACGGCGCGGCCGGGCTGCTCCCCGCCGCGTCCGGCGCCGTGTCCGACGTCGTGGTGGGCGTGCTCGACACCGGGATCTACCCGCTCAACCGCAGCTCCTTCAAGCCCGTCGGCGACGGCCTCGGCCccccgccctcctccttctccgggGGCTGCGTCTCGGCTGGCAAGTTCAACGCCTCCGCCTTCTGCAACGGCAAGCTCATCGGCGCCAAGTTCTTCTACAAGGGGTATGAGCAGGCCCTCGGGCACCCCATCGACGAGACGCTGGAGTCCAAGTCGCCGCTGGACACGGAGGGCCACGGCACCCACACCGCGTCCACGGCCGCCGGCTCGCCGGTGGACGGCGCCGGGTTCTACGACTACGCGCGCGGGAGGGCCGTCGGCATGGCCCCCGGCGCGCGCATCGCCGCGTACAAGATCTGCTGGAAGGCCGGCTGCCTCGACTCCGACATACTCGCGGCGTTCGACGAGGCCGTCGGCGACGGCGTCAACGTCATCTCGCTCTCCGTCGGCTCCACCTACGCCGCCGACTTCTACGAGGACTCCATCGCCATCGGCGCCTTCGGGGCAGTGAAGAAGGGCATCGTCGTCTCCGCCTCCGCGGGCAACTCCGGCCCCGGAGAGTACACCGCGAGCAACATTGCGCCGTGGATACTGACCGTCGGCGCGTCCACCGTCGACCGTGAGTTCCCCGCCGACGCGGTGCTCGGCGACGGCAGCGTGTACGGCGGCGTGTCGCTGTATGCAGGGGAGCCCTTAAACTCCACCAAGCCCCTCGTGTACGCCGCGGACTGTGGCTCCCGGCTTTGCCTCATCGGCAAGCTTGACAAGGACAAGGTCGCCGGAAAGATCGTCCTTTGTGAGCGCGGAGTCAACGCCCGTGTCGAGAAGGGCGCGGCCGTCGGGAAGGCCGGCGGGATCGGCATGATTCTCGCCAACACGgaggagagcggcgaggagctcatCGCCGACCCCCACCTCATCCCGTCGACAATGGTGGGGCAGAAATTCGGCGACAAGATCAGGCAGTACGTCAAGACCGACCCGTCCCCGACGGCGACCATCGTCTTCCACGGCACGGTCATCGGGAAGTCGCCGTCCGCGCCGCGCGTCGCGTCCTTCTCGAGCCGCGGCCCCAACTCCCGCGCGGCGGAGATCCTCAAGCCCGACGTCACGGCCCCCGGCGTCAACATACTCGCGGCATGGACCGGCGAGGCCTCCCCgaccgacctcgacatcgacccgaGGCGCGTCCCGTTCAACATCATCTCCGGGACGTCCATGTCGTGCCCGCACGTGAGCGGCCTCGCGGCGCTGCTCCGGCAGGCGCACCCGGAGTGGAGCCCCGCGGCGGTCAAGTCGGCGCTCATGACCACGGCGTACAACCTGGACAACTCCGGCGAGATCATCAAGGACCTGGCCACCGGCGACCAGTCGACGCCGTTCGTCCGCGGCGCTGGGCACGTGGACCCCAACAGCGCGCTCGACCCCGGGCTGGTGTACGACGCCGACACCTCCGACTACATCGGCTTCCTGTGCGCGCTGGGGTACACGCCGTCCCAGATCGCGGTGTTCACCAGGGACGGCTCCGTCGCGGACTGCTCGGAGAAGCCCGCCCGCTCCGGCGACCTCAACTACCCGGCGTTCGCGGCTGTCCTCTCGTCGTACAAGGACTCGGTGACCTACCACCGGGTGGTGCGCAACGTCGGCGGCGACGCCGGCGCGGTGTACGAGGCCAAGGTGGAGAGCCCCGCGGGCGTGGACGCCACGGTGACGCCGGCCAAGCTGGTGTTCGACGAGGAGCACCGGAGCCTGGCGTACGAGATCACCCTGGCCGCGTCCGGCAACCCGGTGATCGTGGACGGCAAGTACTCGTTCGGGTCTGTCACGTGGAGCGACGGCAAGCACAATGTCACGAGCCCCATCGCCGTGACGTGGCCGGAGAGCGCCGGAGCGGCGTCCATGTAG